A genomic window from Candidatus Bathyarchaeota archaeon includes:
- the aroC gene encoding chorismate synthase: MLLGSNSIGKEFVVTCFGESHGRCVGAVIDGCPAGLPLSVEDIQNELDKRLPQKAEIVSARREEDVVELFSGTYEGFTTGAPICILVWNKEVVSDSYDMIRHTPRPGHADYPARIKYLGFNDNRGGGRFSGRLTVAYIMAGAIAKKLLALASVEIMAYTSAIGGVTIKKALSVEDVREKTYDSSVRCPDLVASKQMENAILKAKSEGDSVGGIVDCFALNVLPGVGEPLFDSLDADLAKILFGIPAVKGVEFGVGFESSRLKGSENNDPYVMQDGEVKTTTNNSGGILGGMSSGMPIVLRVAIKPTPSIDKEQRTVDLLQMNNTKIQVKGRHDTCIVPKAVPVVESAVALVLIDQMLRAGLIPKVLGVEAVGEYCDPTEEN; the protein is encoded by the coding sequence ATGTTGTTGGGCTCTAATTCAATAGGAAAAGAATTTGTAGTAACTTGTTTTGGAGAAAGCCATGGACGATGTGTCGGCGCAGTAATAGATGGGTGTCCTGCTGGTCTTCCTTTAAGTGTAGAAGACATTCAAAATGAATTGGACAAACGTTTACCCCAAAAAGCAGAAATTGTTTCTGCTCGAAGAGAAGAAGACGTAGTCGAGTTGTTTTCGGGAACTTATGAAGGTTTTACGACTGGTGCTCCAATTTGTATTCTTGTTTGGAACAAGGAAGTTGTTTCAGATTCATACGATATGATACGTCATACTCCCCGACCTGGACATGCCGATTATCCTGCGAGAATCAAATATCTCGGCTTCAATGACAACCGAGGTGGAGGACGATTCTCTGGTCGCCTTACTGTTGCTTATATTATGGCAGGAGCCATCGCTAAGAAACTGCTTGCACTTGCAAGTGTTGAGATTATGGCTTACACTTCTGCGATTGGGGGTGTAACCATAAAAAAAGCTCTTTCTGTGGAGGATGTTCGGGAAAAAACTTATGACAGTTCAGTTAGATGCCCTGATTTAGTTGCTTCTAAACAGATGGAAAATGCAATTTTGAAAGCAAAAAGTGAAGGTGACAGTGTCGGAGGAATTGTGGACTGCTTTGCATTAAATGTATTGCCGGGTGTTGGGGAGCCGTTGTTTGATTCTTTGGATGCTGATCTTGCAAAGATCCTTTTTGGGATTCCTGCTGTTAAAGGTGTGGAATTTGGTGTTGGATTTGAATCTTCACGATTGAAAGGTTCAGAAAATAATGACCCATATGTGATGCAGGATGGAGAAGTTAAAACAACTACCAATAATTCTGGTGGAATTCTTGGAGGCATGTCTTCTGGGATGCCCATTGTGCTTCGAGTAGCCATTAAGCCGACACCGTCCATTGATAAAGAACAAAGAACTGTAGATTTGCTGCAAATGAATAATACAAAAATTCAAGTTAAGGGCAGACATGATACATGTATTGTGCCTAAGGCTGTTCCTGTTGTTGAATCTGCAGTTGCCTTGGTTTTGATTGATCAAATGCTCAGAGCTGGTTTGATACCTAAAGTCTTGGGAGTTGAAGCTGTTGGAGAATATTGTGACCCTACGGAAGAAAATTGA
- a CDS encoding prephenate dehydrogenase/arogenate dehydrogenase family protein yields MKVAVIGAGKMGRWFVNLFKNEGFSVVVSSRTQSKADALKDEFGVQVVPTNAEAVDGADWILVCVSLTSLDAVLQEIGSHVKAGQVVMDISSIKEIPVNLLQKYVKHGVTLGTHPVFGPGAKSLQGQNFVLTPVTEKEKRFSEEFKDWLQKRGAEVSVLAPRAHDELMSLVLGFPHFVGLVAADTLVENPNFVSAKTVGGATYKLLLTLAESVSSEEPYFYSNLHMSLPEMEQLETLFLDKVEEWLKLVKNKNCSGFSNKMEQVNKRLKELDPDYDRAYRAMYRILDDS; encoded by the coding sequence GTGAAGGTTGCAGTAATTGGCGCCGGAAAGATGGGTCGATGGTTCGTAAATTTATTCAAAAATGAAGGGTTTTCTGTAGTTGTTTCTAGCAGAACCCAAAGCAAAGCAGACGCATTAAAAGACGAGTTTGGAGTACAAGTGGTGCCTACTAATGCTGAAGCAGTTGATGGTGCTGACTGGATTCTTGTTTGTGTTTCCTTGACCAGTTTAGATGCTGTTCTACAAGAGATTGGCTCTCACGTCAAAGCTGGTCAAGTTGTCATGGATATTAGTTCCATCAAAGAGATTCCAGTGAATCTCTTGCAAAAATATGTAAAACATGGTGTTACCCTAGGTACACATCCCGTTTTTGGTCCAGGTGCAAAAAGTCTTCAAGGACAAAACTTTGTTCTTACCCCTGTGACTGAAAAAGAAAAACGGTTCTCAGAGGAATTCAAAGACTGGCTGCAGAAACGTGGAGCAGAAGTTTCTGTATTGGCACCTAGAGCGCACGATGAATTGATGTCTTTAGTTTTAGGTTTCCCCCATTTTGTGGGGCTAGTAGCAGCTGATACACTGGTGGAGAATCCTAATTTTGTCAGTGCAAAAACTGTAGGTGGCGCCACCTACAAGTTGTTGTTAACTTTAGCGGAATCTGTGTCTTCTGAAGAACCTTATTTTTATTCAAACCTTCACATGAGTTTGCCTGAAATGGAACAACTTGAAACTTTGTTCTTGGATAAAGTTGAAGAGTGGCTTAAACTGGTTAAAAACAAAAATTGTTCTGGTTTTAGCAACAAGATGGAGCAAGTAAATAAAAGATTGAAGGAATTAGACCCTGATTATGACCGTGCTTATCGGGCTATGTATCGGATTTTGGATGATTCCTAG
- a CDS encoding [LysW]-aminoadipate/[LysW]-glutamate kinase, with product MVVVKVGGSILEKVPPEIVSDIKNVLSEHQLVLVHGGGKGVTEIASKLGKEQKFVYSPKGFRSRYTDKETMEIFTMVMAGKLNKKLVSALQKQEIPVVGLSGLDGYLLRAERKKRLIILNEKGRKQVIDGGYTGKVNQVNSSLLKLLLDNGYVPLVSPVAVSEEFEPLNVDADRTAANIAGAINADKLVLLTDVEGLMLNDKLVSKLHADDVQSKLKQIGGGMITKVFAAQEALKNGVKEVVICSGVKNAPISSGLKHESGTVISNE from the coding sequence TTGGTTGTAGTAAAAGTTGGCGGAAGCATCCTCGAAAAGGTGCCTCCGGAAATTGTATCAGACATCAAAAACGTTCTTTCTGAACACCAACTAGTTCTAGTTCATGGTGGAGGAAAAGGCGTTACAGAAATTGCTTCAAAATTAGGCAAAGAACAAAAGTTTGTGTATTCTCCTAAAGGGTTTCGCAGCAGATACACAGACAAAGAAACCATGGAAATATTCACAATGGTTATGGCAGGCAAACTAAACAAAAAACTAGTTTCAGCTCTACAAAAACAAGAGATACCAGTTGTGGGTCTATCCGGATTAGACGGTTATCTTCTACGTGCAGAACGAAAAAAACGGTTAATCATACTTAACGAAAAAGGACGAAAACAAGTCATTGACGGCGGATACACAGGAAAAGTAAACCAAGTTAACAGTTCCTTACTGAAGCTGTTACTAGATAACGGTTATGTTCCATTAGTTTCACCCGTTGCCGTAAGCGAAGAATTTGAACCCCTAAACGTAGACGCGGACCGAACCGCAGCCAACATCGCAGGAGCAATAAATGCAGATAAACTAGTTCTGTTAACCGATGTTGAAGGCTTAATGCTAAACGACAAACTAGTTTCAAAACTACACGCAGATGACGTTCAAAGCAAACTCAAACAGATTGGAGGCGGCATGATAACAAAAGTTTTTGCAGCTCAAGAAGCCCTCAAAAACGGCGTAAAAGAAGTTGTTATTTGCTCAGGCGTTAAAAATGCTCCAATTTCTTCTGGCCTTAAACACGAAAGCGGCACGGTGATAAGCAATGAATGA
- the aroA gene encoding 3-phosphoshikimate 1-carboxyvinyltransferase produces the protein MDLTVEHTAALKGVVSAPPSKAYTHRLVIAASLSEGTSKIFNPLFSDDTQATMDAVNALGAETEIRENCWIIHGTGCVKTPKNPIDCRESGSTLRFMVPVAALASGSSKFLFGASFARRPIAPLLGSLKELGIKSTVQSDGSSVVVCGGGIKGGKTSIRGDVSSQFISGLLFACPKASEDTDITVSTPLESKGYVEMTLEVLVKYGFQGAVKQDMSGFWVPSNQSFIPCDNVVPGDFSSAAFLFAAAAVTSSMITVNSLVYQTAQGDRAILGILKDMGASVEVTEESVKIEGKPLTCIDIDAKDIPDLVPVCAVLACYAKGRSTIFNAKRLKYKESDRLNSISTELKKMGADIEVTEDGLTINGGYPLFGATINPHNDHRIAMSCGVAALGAKGETKIQNVECINKSYPQFFNDLRALGGNVVGL, from the coding sequence TTGGATTTGACAGTTGAACACACAGCTGCTCTGAAAGGTGTGGTTTCTGCTCCCCCCTCCAAGGCTTACACGCACCGCTTGGTTATCGCGGCGTCACTTTCTGAAGGTACTTCAAAAATATTTAATCCCTTATTTTCTGATGATACCCAAGCAACCATGGATGCAGTAAATGCTCTAGGAGCAGAGACTGAAATCCGAGAAAACTGCTGGATAATTCATGGAACTGGATGCGTTAAAACTCCAAAAAATCCCATAGATTGCAGAGAATCTGGGTCTACACTTCGTTTTATGGTACCTGTTGCAGCCCTTGCTTCTGGTTCTTCAAAGTTTCTTTTTGGAGCATCATTTGCTCGAAGACCTATTGCTCCTCTTCTTGGCAGCCTAAAAGAGTTGGGAATAAAATCTACTGTTCAGAGCGATGGGTCGTCAGTCGTTGTTTGTGGTGGGGGAATCAAAGGTGGAAAAACTTCCATACGGGGTGATGTGAGTTCACAGTTTATTTCTGGATTGTTATTTGCTTGTCCAAAAGCCTCAGAAGATACTGATATTACTGTTTCTACTCCTTTGGAATCTAAAGGTTATGTCGAGATGACCCTTGAAGTTCTTGTAAAATACGGTTTTCAAGGAGCAGTAAAACAGGACATGTCAGGTTTTTGGGTTCCTTCAAATCAAAGTTTTATTCCTTGTGACAATGTTGTTCCTGGAGATTTTTCTTCTGCTGCGTTTCTTTTTGCTGCTGCTGCAGTGACTTCATCAATGATAACTGTGAATAGTCTTGTTTATCAAACCGCACAAGGTGACCGAGCAATTCTGGGGATACTGAAAGACATGGGTGCATCAGTTGAAGTAACTGAAGAATCAGTAAAAATCGAGGGCAAACCCCTTACCTGTATTGACATTGATGCGAAGGATATTCCAGATTTAGTTCCAGTTTGTGCTGTTCTTGCGTGTTATGCTAAAGGGCGCTCTACGATATTTAATGCAAAACGGTTAAAGTACAAAGAGTCTGATAGACTAAATTCAATAAGCACGGAACTGAAAAAAATGGGTGCAGACATCGAAGTGACCGAAGATGGTTTGACCATAAATGGAGGGTACCCCTTGTTTGGGGCTACAATTAATCCTCATAACGACCACCGAATCGCTATGTCCTGTGGAGTTGCCGCTTTGGGTGCGAAGGGAGAAACAAAGATTCAAAACGTTGAATGTATAAATAAGTCGTATCCGCAGTTCTTTAATGATTTGCGGGCGTTAGGAGGCAATGTTGTTGGGCTCTAA
- the pheA gene encoding prephenate dehydratase produces MKIAFQGELGAYSEMAVYSYFGQEVEVKPCKSFDEVFERVKTGNADYGVVPIENSIEGSVNRTYDLFLEYDLKVRGEIIIRISHCLIAHKGTDINQIKAVYSHPQALAQCRKFLEENNLKAISNFDTAGSVKMIKEENMIDSAAIASERAAQIYDMAILAREIEDVKNNSTRFFVLDKQDAPFTAEDKTSIIFAAKSIPGALHKVLKEFADRNINLTKIESRPTKQTPWEYHFYLDFEGHRTEQKCQQALESIKDKTIFIKILGSYKAAKKSNCKL; encoded by the coding sequence TTGAAAATTGCTTTTCAGGGAGAGTTAGGCGCATACAGCGAAATGGCAGTATACAGCTATTTTGGTCAAGAAGTAGAAGTTAAACCCTGCAAAAGCTTTGATGAAGTTTTTGAAAGAGTTAAAACAGGAAATGCGGATTATGGAGTTGTTCCAATCGAAAACTCTATTGAAGGAAGCGTCAACCGAACATATGACCTGTTTTTGGAGTATGACCTCAAAGTAAGGGGAGAAATAATCATCAGGATAAGCCATTGCCTTATTGCACATAAAGGAACCGACATAAACCAAATCAAAGCAGTTTACAGTCATCCTCAAGCGTTAGCCCAATGCAGAAAATTCTTAGAAGAAAACAATTTAAAAGCAATCTCAAATTTTGACACCGCTGGGAGCGTAAAAATGATAAAAGAAGAAAACATGATAGATTCTGCAGCAATCGCCAGTGAACGTGCAGCCCAGATTTATGATATGGCCATACTTGCAAGAGAAATAGAAGATGTGAAAAACAACTCAACTAGATTTTTCGTTTTAGACAAACAAGACGCCCCATTCACTGCAGAAGATAAAACCTCGATAATTTTTGCAGCCAAATCAATTCCAGGAGCATTACATAAAGTCTTGAAAGAATTTGCTGATAGAAACATAAACCTCACAAAAATCGAGTCCAGACCAACAAAACAAACTCCATGGGAATACCATTTTTATCTAGATTTTGAAGGCCACAGAACTGAACAAAAATGTCAACAAGCCTTAGAAAGCATTAAAGACAAAACAATATTCATAAAAATTCTTGGCTCTTACAAAGCAGCTAAAAAAAGCAATTGTAAACTCTAG
- a CDS encoding aspartate aminotransferase family protein, translated as MDIETKVMAQTFAKRDLTITRGKGALVWDINGNEYVDCTGSYGVAVVGHCHPKVVAAVQKQVETLIACHASFYNDARSELLQKLISIAPKGLDRVFLSNSGAESVECALKLARKKSGKTEIISMMGAFHGKTMGALSATWKKKYRAPFMPLVPGFKHVPANNLEKIKEAITDKTAAIIVEPVRGEGGILMNSDDFLPGLREICDDKNVLLIFDEVQTGFGRTGKVFACEHWNVVPDIMCLAKSVAGGLPMAATFAKEEVMAAFNKGEHSSTFSGNPLVCSAASAAIDVLKEEKLPERAATLGSYFKGKLEELAEKHNIVREVRGLGLMIGMEMRFDVYNIIMDCMNNGVLVLDAGRNVVRFLPPLVIEKDQINTVVNALDCAMEKENK; from the coding sequence ATGGACATCGAAACAAAGGTTATGGCACAAACTTTTGCTAAACGAGACCTCACAATCACAAGGGGCAAAGGAGCCCTAGTTTGGGACATTAATGGCAACGAATACGTCGACTGCACCGGAAGTTACGGTGTTGCAGTTGTTGGTCATTGTCACCCCAAAGTTGTCGCAGCAGTGCAAAAACAAGTGGAAACTTTGATTGCTTGTCATGCTTCATTTTATAATGATGCACGATCTGAACTTTTACAAAAACTCATCAGTATAGCACCAAAAGGCCTAGACAGAGTCTTTCTTTCAAACAGCGGTGCAGAATCAGTTGAATGTGCACTTAAACTTGCCCGAAAAAAGTCAGGTAAAACAGAAATAATTTCAATGATGGGCGCATTCCACGGTAAAACTATGGGTGCACTTTCTGCAACATGGAAAAAGAAGTACCGTGCACCATTTATGCCCCTTGTTCCAGGATTCAAACACGTTCCAGCCAACAATTTAGAAAAAATAAAAGAAGCCATCACAGACAAAACAGCTGCTATTATAGTTGAACCCGTCAGAGGAGAAGGGGGAATTTTGATGAACTCGGATGATTTTTTGCCTGGACTGCGAGAAATTTGTGACGACAAAAATGTCTTGTTAATCTTTGATGAAGTTCAAACAGGTTTTGGGCGCACGGGAAAAGTTTTCGCCTGTGAACATTGGAACGTAGTTCCAGACATCATGTGCCTAGCTAAATCTGTTGCAGGTGGTTTGCCGATGGCGGCAACTTTTGCAAAAGAAGAAGTAATGGCAGCATTCAACAAGGGAGAACACTCTAGCACATTTAGTGGCAATCCGTTGGTCTGTTCCGCGGCATCTGCAGCGATAGATGTACTAAAAGAGGAAAAACTTCCTGAACGAGCAGCTACACTTGGAAGTTACTTCAAAGGCAAACTCGAAGAATTAGCAGAAAAACACAATATAGTCAGGGAAGTTCGTGGATTAGGCTTGATGATCGGAATGGAAATGCGTTTTGACGTCTACAACATAATTATGGACTGTATGAACAATGGTGTTCTGGTTTTAGATGCGGGAAGAAACGTAGTAAGGTTCTTGCCACCGCTGGTTATAGAAAAAGACCAAATCAACACAGTAGTTAATGCATTGGATTGCGCAATGGAGAAAGAAAACAAATGA
- a CDS encoding chorismate mutase, whose protein sequence is MTLRKKIDLIDEKLILLLKERMDLCKSIGVIKAQNGLAVKDHLREDEVYLHVMSKALEAGLDPQKVEAIFKDIVALSVFVQGAE, encoded by the coding sequence GTGACCCTACGGAAGAAAATTGATTTAATTGACGAAAAATTGATCCTTCTTTTAAAAGAAAGAATGGACCTGTGTAAAAGCATCGGAGTAATCAAGGCACAAAATGGTCTAGCAGTTAAAGACCATCTCAGAGAAGACGAAGTGTACCTGCATGTTATGTCAAAAGCGTTAGAAGCTGGTCTTGACCCCCAAAAAGTTGAGGCAATCTTCAAAGATATTGTTGCTTTGTCTGTGTTTGTTCAAGGTGCAGAATAA
- a CDS encoding aminotransferase class I/II-fold pyridoxal phosphate-dependent enzyme translates to MLYEISEKAIQLENQGKKIIKFNLGDPDLPTPPEIIEAAYAAMKEGKTKYSSAAGEKVLREELAKIHDVSVDNVVITTGSKWGIFSLLFLSLKPGDNVVVPSPHWTSYALGAQKLGAEIRLLNRDLESDWKIDPEKLDELIDDKTRMIILNSPNNPTSKVIDDKTFSEIVEIAKSKGVKVLSDEVYSDISFVKAKSILDFGGENILVSGFSKTFLMTGWRIGYVVAEKDLVKQMIKLNQITTTCVPAFIQYGALKGLESRQKIADDIRTQFKLRADAAYRVLSNSPMKFSKPDAPFYLFPKVDGLDSERFALDLLDHGVAVAPGTAFGDYREFFRIALTAEEDKIKEGLEKLCEALP, encoded by the coding sequence ATGCTGTATGAAATAAGCGAAAAGGCGATACAACTCGAAAATCAAGGAAAAAAAATTATCAAATTCAACCTAGGCGACCCTGATTTACCTACGCCCCCTGAAATCATTGAAGCAGCATATGCAGCCATGAAAGAAGGAAAAACAAAATATTCATCTGCTGCTGGGGAAAAAGTACTTCGAGAAGAACTGGCTAAAATCCATGACGTTTCAGTAGACAATGTAGTAATTACTACTGGTTCAAAATGGGGGATATTTTCTTTGTTATTTTTGTCGTTAAAGCCAGGAGACAATGTTGTTGTTCCTTCTCCGCACTGGACTAGTTACGCTTTAGGTGCACAAAAGCTTGGAGCCGAGATTCGCCTCTTGAATCGAGACCTTGAATCTGACTGGAAAATAGACCCTGAAAAACTGGATGAATTAATTGATGACAAAACGCGGATGATAATTCTAAACAGCCCAAATAACCCAACAAGTAAAGTTATTGATGACAAAACTTTCAGTGAAATTGTTGAAATTGCGAAAAGTAAAGGAGTAAAAGTTCTGTCCGACGAAGTCTATTCTGATATCAGTTTTGTTAAGGCAAAATCTATCCTTGATTTTGGAGGCGAAAACATTCTCGTTAGTGGTTTTTCAAAAACGTTTTTGATGACTGGTTGGAGAATCGGCTATGTGGTAGCTGAAAAAGATCTAGTTAAACAAATGATTAAACTAAACCAAATCACCACAACATGTGTTCCAGCTTTCATTCAGTACGGCGCTCTAAAAGGGTTAGAATCACGACAAAAAATTGCTGATGACATTCGTACCCAATTCAAGTTGAGGGCAGATGCCGCGTATAGGGTTCTTTCTAATTCCCCGATGAAATTTTCTAAGCCTGATGCACCGTTTTATCTGTTTCCTAAGGTTGATGGCTTAGATTCTGAACGATTTGCTTTAGACCTTTTAGACCATGGCGTTGCTGTAGCTCCTGGAACCGCTTTTGGTGACTACCGAGAATTCTTCAGAATAGCTTTAACTGCAGAGGAAGATAAGATAAAAGAGGGCTTAGAAAAACTCTGCGAGGCTCTACCGTGA
- a CDS encoding M20/M25/M40 family metallo-hydrolase translates to MSNDYPVDLLTRMIKIYSPSEHEEKISLFLADELKKLGFKVHRDKVGNVIGEIGEGSPIVLLCGHMDTVEGEIPVRIEDGNLYGRGSVDAKGPLAAMIVAASNFVNGGFDGKIMVVGVVDEEKGGTGIQHFVKEGIQPDYAIFGEPSGLEKVVFGYKGILTVKIVVETPSGHSAAPWLFDNAIEKAMEFWKQINRLHLREEKLKSRFYSITSCLTGIKGGNSSGSFIPSQCEILIQMRIPPQLTPDQVFEEVKRKIDRYKSTNPKVTVSVEPIDVAKAFEADRRSIIVRALAWGIRKTTLNYASFSRKTGTGDMNVLGNELKIPVVTYGPGDSRLDHTPNEHINIQEYLDSIEVLKKTLAKLPELEKKRKAIKQKTG, encoded by the coding sequence ATGAGCAACGACTACCCAGTTGACCTTCTAACTCGAATGATAAAGATTTACAGTCCTTCAGAACATGAAGAAAAGATTTCTTTGTTTTTGGCGGATGAACTTAAAAAATTAGGTTTCAAAGTTCACAGAGATAAAGTAGGCAACGTAATTGGAGAAATCGGTGAAGGCTCCCCAATAGTTTTGTTGTGTGGACACATGGATACTGTTGAAGGAGAGATTCCTGTACGCATCGAAGATGGAAACCTGTACGGCAGAGGTTCAGTTGATGCCAAAGGACCGTTGGCAGCGATGATTGTTGCTGCATCTAATTTTGTTAACGGCGGTTTTGATGGAAAAATTATGGTTGTAGGTGTAGTCGATGAAGAAAAAGGGGGAACAGGCATACAACACTTCGTCAAAGAGGGAATCCAACCAGACTATGCGATTTTTGGTGAACCAAGCGGCTTAGAAAAAGTAGTCTTCGGATACAAAGGAATTTTAACAGTAAAAATTGTGGTAGAAACTCCTTCGGGTCATTCTGCAGCTCCTTGGCTGTTTGATAACGCTATTGAAAAAGCTATGGAGTTTTGGAAACAAATTAACAGGCTTCATTTACGAGAAGAGAAACTGAAAAGCAGGTTCTACTCAATTACTTCATGTTTAACAGGAATCAAAGGCGGAAACAGTTCTGGCTCGTTCATTCCGTCACAATGTGAAATTCTGATTCAAATGAGGATTCCGCCTCAGCTTACTCCTGATCAGGTGTTTGAAGAAGTAAAACGAAAAATTGACCGTTACAAATCAACTAACCCAAAAGTTACAGTTAGTGTAGAACCGATTGATGTTGCAAAAGCCTTTGAAGCAGATCGAAGGTCAATAATTGTTCGGGCTTTAGCATGGGGGATACGAAAAACAACATTAAATTATGCCTCTTTTTCACGAAAAACAGGAACAGGGGACATGAACGTTTTGGGTAATGAACTTAAAATTCCTGTCGTCACATATGGACCCGGAGATTCAAGACTCGACCATACACCTAATGAACACATCAACATTCAAGAATATCTTGACAGCATTGAAGTGCTCAAAAAAACATTAGCAAAATTGCCCGAATTGGAAAAGAAACGCAAAGCAATAAAACAGAAAACAGGATAA
- a CDS encoding Lrp/AsnC family transcriptional regulator produces the protein MDEKDKQILNLLQENSRLSFTEIANDLGISEATIRYRVKKLVDAGVISKFTVLLDPRKIGFPTTGILMVKIAPDQFEEAAEKISNMSETRHVLQSTGDYDVVTVVKARSLEHLNEVRQKMERIPGVKELSLSASTRLIKIDPAFYL, from the coding sequence TTGGATGAAAAAGATAAACAAATCTTAAATTTGCTTCAAGAAAATTCTCGGCTTTCTTTCACTGAGATAGCCAACGACTTAGGAATCAGTGAGGCTACAATTAGGTATCGGGTTAAAAAGTTGGTTGATGCCGGGGTTATCAGCAAGTTTACTGTTTTGCTTGATCCGAGGAAAATTGGTTTTCCTACAACGGGTATTTTGATGGTTAAAATTGCTCCTGACCAGTTTGAAGAAGCTGCTGAAAAAATAAGTAACATGTCCGAAACTCGTCATGTGTTACAGAGCACTGGTGACTATGATGTAGTAACTGTTGTTAAAGCACGTAGTTTAGAACACCTAAATGAGGTTCGGCAAAAAATGGAGCGTATACCCGGAGTTAAAGAGTTGTCCCTTTCTGCGTCTACACGTTTGATAAAAATTGATCCTGCATTTTATTTGTAA
- a CDS encoding N-acetyl-gamma-glutamyl-phosphate reductase: MKVGVIGGSGYVGGELIRLLLPHPEVELTTVTSRANAGEFIFTVHPNLRAATQLKFTPPNMSQIADNCDLVFAAMPHGKSLELVPQLLETGVKVIDMSADYRLNNPADYDKWYKWKHTHPELLEEAVYGIPELHREEIKSAKLIGCPGCMSTATILGLAPLVKAGVIEKNRIVADVKIGSSGAGQKPTVASHHPERAGGVRPYKVSDHRHVAEVEQELNLLTDEKVTVCFTPHAVNMIRGILSTIHTFVKEPITDKDAWKLYRGMYQNERFIRFIKFKKGPYQLPNPKITMGSNYVDIGFEVDPRTRRMIVFSAIDNLMRGASGQGVQCMNIMIGCEETTGLECQGYHPM, translated from the coding sequence ATGAAAGTAGGAGTAATAGGCGGTTCAGGATACGTAGGTGGAGAACTTATACGATTATTACTTCCCCACCCTGAAGTTGAATTAACTACAGTAACATCCCGTGCAAACGCCGGAGAATTCATTTTTACGGTTCACCCAAACCTTAGAGCGGCCACACAACTAAAATTCACTCCTCCGAACATGTCACAGATCGCAGACAACTGTGACTTAGTTTTCGCTGCAATGCCCCACGGCAAATCTTTGGAACTTGTTCCACAACTGCTGGAAACAGGAGTAAAAGTAATCGACATGAGCGCTGATTACCGCCTTAACAACCCAGCAGATTATGATAAATGGTACAAATGGAAACACACTCACCCAGAACTGTTAGAAGAAGCAGTTTATGGAATCCCTGAACTTCACCGCGAAGAAATCAAAAGTGCCAAACTTATTGGCTGTCCTGGATGCATGTCCACAGCAACAATTCTGGGATTGGCACCTTTAGTAAAAGCAGGCGTAATAGAAAAAAACCGAATAGTTGCTGACGTGAAAATTGGCTCTTCAGGTGCAGGACAAAAACCCACTGTTGCTTCACATCACCCTGAAAGAGCAGGGGGCGTTAGACCATACAAAGTATCCGACCACAGGCATGTAGCCGAGGTTGAACAGGAACTAAACCTGTTAACTGACGAAAAAGTAACAGTCTGTTTCACACCACATGCAGTAAACATGATACGGGGCATTCTGTCGACAATTCATACCTTTGTTAAAGAACCAATAACAGATAAAGACGCTTGGAAACTTTACCGTGGCATGTATCAAAACGAGCGTTTCATTCGGTTCATAAAATTCAAGAAAGGCCCATATCAACTTCCAAACCCAAAAATCACAATGGGATCAAACTATGTTGACATAGGCTTTGAAGTAGACCCCCGAACAAGAAGGATGATTGTATTCTCTGCAATCGATAACTTGATGAGGGGCGCATCTGGTCAAGGCGTTCAGTGCATGAATATCATGATTGGTTGTGAAGAAACAACCGGTCTGGAATGTCAAGGTTATCATCCGATGTGA
- a CDS encoding YbaN family protein, producing MNQTFECSKEKNKNRIVRSLFFVAGTITLVIGAIGIVLPILPTTPFLLLSLACYLRSSERMSQWMLNNKYFGKYIRNYKDGKGIPLKTKLFAITVLWITITLSAVVFVPILVVQIILFIVATAVTVHLVKLPTCRC from the coding sequence ATGAACCAAACGTTCGAATGCTCCAAGGAAAAAAACAAAAACAGGATTGTTCGTTCTTTGTTTTTTGTAGCTGGCACAATCACTCTTGTAATAGGTGCTATTGGAATAGTTCTTCCAATTTTGCCGACTACGCCTTTCTTGTTGCTTTCTTTGGCTTGTTATCTTCGAAGTTCAGAACGGATGAGCCAATGGATGCTAAACAACAAGTACTTTGGGAAATATATCCGAAACTACAAAGACGGAAAAGGGATTCCCTTGAAAACCAAATTGTTTGCAATAACTGTTCTTTGGATAACTATCACTTTATCTGCAGTTGTTTTTGTTCCGATATTGGTAGTTCAAATAATTTTGTTTATTGTTGCAACAGCAGTAACTGTGCACCTCGTAAAACTCCCAACCTGCAGATGCTAA